A part of Agromyces protaetiae genomic DNA contains:
- a CDS encoding ABC transporter permease subunit, whose amino-acid sequence MTAAALTAVPTQRRNPTFAGLLNSEWIKLKSLRSTVWSYAIVVVIAVGMAWLMSATFTGGMGGNMDVSQAPADQQVGFVVQAASFGVLFGQLVVGVLGVLSISGEYTTGMIRSSFQATPKRLPVLAAKAVVLFVATFVVSAVALVAAFLVANLVFSGAGVEASLFDPEVLQPLALGALYLALVSVFALGVGAMLRSSAGGIAVVLGFILLVPMILQLIPADWAHDIVPFLLASAGSTMTTPPSLIDPASTDPNVWQSLLLTLGWTAVSLTGASVLLKRRDA is encoded by the coding sequence ATGACCGCCGCAGCCCTCACCGCCGTCCCGACCCAGCGTCGCAACCCGACCTTCGCGGGGCTCCTCAACTCGGAGTGGATCAAGCTCAAGAGCCTCCGCTCGACCGTGTGGTCGTACGCGATCGTCGTCGTCATCGCGGTCGGCATGGCGTGGCTCATGTCGGCGACGTTCACAGGCGGCATGGGCGGCAACATGGATGTCTCGCAGGCGCCCGCCGACCAGCAGGTCGGCTTCGTCGTGCAGGCGGCATCGTTCGGCGTCCTGTTCGGGCAACTCGTCGTGGGCGTGCTCGGCGTGCTGTCGATCAGCGGCGAGTACACGACGGGCATGATCCGCTCGTCGTTCCAGGCGACGCCCAAGCGCCTGCCGGTGCTCGCGGCGAAGGCCGTCGTGCTGTTCGTCGCGACGTTCGTCGTCTCGGCGGTCGCGCTCGTCGCGGCGTTCCTCGTCGCGAACCTCGTGTTCTCGGGTGCGGGCGTCGAGGCGAGCCTCTTCGACCCCGAGGTGCTGCAGCCGCTCGCCCTCGGCGCGCTCTACCTGGCCCTCGTGTCGGTGTTCGCGCTCGGCGTCGGGGCGATGCTCCGCTCGAGTGCAGGCGGCATCGCGGTCGTCCTCGGCTTCATCCTGCTCGTGCCCATGATCCTCCAGCTCATCCCGGCCGACTGGGCGCACGACATCGTGCCGTTCCTGCTCGCCTCGGCGGGCTCGACGATGACGACCCCGCCGTCGCTCATCGACCCGGCGTCGACCGACCCGAACGTGTGGCAGAGCCTGCTCCTCACGCTCGGCTGGACGGCCGTGTCGCTCACGGGCGCATCCGTGCTCCTCAAGCGCCGCGACGCGTAA